CCAAGGAGCTGGTGGTGGATTTCAGGAGGCAGGACAAGGAACACAGCCCCATCACCATCGACGGGACACCTGTGGAGCGGGTAAACAGCTTCAAGTTCCTTGGGGTTAACATCACTGATGATCTCACATGGACTGTTCACACTGATGCAGTGCTAAAGAAGGCACACCCCAGCGCCTCTTTTCATCTCAGGTGCCTGAAGAAGTTTGGGATGAGCCAAAAAATCCTCAGACCTTTTATACCTGCACAGTTGAGGAAAGCCAGGAAGATCATCAGTGATACCAGCCACCCAAATCACaggctgctctccttgctgccttCGGGCAGAAAATACCGGAGCATTAGGTCCCGCACAAACCGGCTGAAGGACAACTTTTTTCCTCAGGCTATTAGACTGCTCAACATCAAAAACTGATACACTCCACACGCTCACACTTCTTTTTACCATGCATTACAGTTTCATGGACTATAATGCATCATGCATTGCACCTAATGCAATAACCATCCATTACCAAACTTACATACCTATGTTTGTACAGAGAGGAGGTATGCAGTCTGACACACTGGTGTAAGGAGAACCATCTCTTGCTCAACACCAACAAAACCAAGGAGCCGGTGGTGGATTTGAGGAGGTAGGACAAGGAACACAGCCCCATCACCATCGACGGGACACCTGTGGAGCGGGTAAACAGCTTCAAGTTCCTTGGGGTTAACATCACTGATGATCTCACATGGACTGTTCACACTGATGCAGTGCTAAAGGCGGAACACCAGCGCCTCTTTTATCTCAGGCGCCTGAAGAAGTTTGGGATGAGTCAAGAAATCCTCAGAACCTTTTATACCTCCACAGTTGAGGAAAGCCAGGAAGATCATCAGTGATACCAGCCACCCGAATCACaggctgctctccttgctgccttCGGGCAGAAAATACCGGAGCATCAGGTCCCGCACAAACCGGCTAAAGGACACATTTTTTCCTCAGGCTATTAGACTGCTCAACATCAAAAACTGATACACTCCACACACTTCTTTTTACCATGAATTACAGTTTCAactgaactcaactcaactcaactttatttatataatgatcttgcttggtctataaacaccatgcactgtgctgtgttttacctttctgtgtttttcttatttgctcctgtaaagctactttggaacaatgcacattgtgaaaagcgctatataaataaaattgaattgaattgaattgaataaaaatgacGACTGACTGTTTTCCAGGATTCTCGTCAAGTCGGGTATTTTTGACATagttctgtatgtgtttgtccCTTCAAGCACAAGAAGACACggaaagaaagggagagagaggtcTGAGGCGCAGGCTGATCGAGCAAGTCACAAATCCGTCAACAGACTCGACTCTCGAGCGTCTGGCTATCGGGCAGAAAACTCCACAGTACACTCCACACTGCACAGAGCGCTCACACTCTTGTTAGCCAGTTGCATTACAGGTATTCAGGTGGACTTAGAAGCAACTCAGAATCGCAAGAATGCATCCGAGAATGCGGAAATAAACCATCCATTACCACAAACTTAAGAGACAATACCTAGTTTTTAACCGAGACGAGAGTGTTATATGCAGGATCTAGGCACATGTGTAAGGGAAACCAACTCTCTTTGGCTCTAAACGACACGAACAAACCTAAAGAGAGCGTTGGGGTAATTTCAGAGATACGGACAAGAAAACAACAGCCCACAGACACCAAACGACGGACCACCTGATAGGAGCCGAATAATTGCTAACCCCAGTACTTCAATTGCACTTGGGCCGTTTGAAATCACTGGCGATATCTCACTATGGACTGGTCACACTGATCATGCTAAAAGCGGCAAAACCAGCGCCGACTCTTGTTAGTACCGTTCAAGGAGCCCTGGGAAGAGGAAGTTGTGGTAATGAGTGCAAAAATCGCTCCAGAACACCCTTTCTATACCTCACATATTTGAGAAAGCAGAAAGATCATCAGTATACTCAGACCCACGGAGCCAGAATCACAGGCTGCTCCCTTGCTGCACTCCTCGGCAGAAGAAAATACCGGAATATCAAGAGTTACCCCGCGTCACAAACTGGCTATAACACACATGTTTCGACTCAAGGCTAAGGACTGCGCAACATCCAAAAAATATTACAACTTCCACACGCTCAACACTATATGGATTACCATTCATTACAAGTTTCAGGAATTATAGGACATCATGCATGTTGCATCCAAAGCAATAACCATGGCTCCATTACCAACTACCTTACCTCATTTATGATACAGAGGAGGCATGCAGTCTGACACACTGGTGTAAGGAGAACCATCTCTTGCTCAACACCAACAAAACCAAGGAGCTGGTGGTGGATTTCAGGAGGCAGGACAAGGAACACAGCCCCATCACCATCGACGGGACACCTGTGGAGCGGGTAAACAGCTTCAAGTTCCTTGGGGTTAACATCACTGATGATCTCACATGGACTGTTCACACTGATGCAGTGCTAAAGAAGGCACACCCCAGCGCCTCTTTTCATCTCAGGTGCCTGAAGAAGTTTGGGATGAGCCAAAAAATCCTCAGACCTTTTATACCTGCACAGTTGAGGAAAGCCAGGAAGATCATCAGTGATACCAGCCACCCAAATCACaggctgctctccttgctgccttCGGGCAGAAAATACCGGAGCATTAGGTCCCGCACAAACCGGCTGAAGGACAACTTTTTTCCTCAGGCTATTAGACTGCTCAACATCAAAAACTGATACACTCCACACGCTCACACTTCTTTTTACCATGCATTACAGTTTCATGGACTATAATGCATCATGCATTGCACCTAATGCAATAACCATCCATTACCAAACTTACATACCTATGATGTTacttatcccccattttctgtaaaatagtctttattttatatatgcacaatttagaatcttttagactgtaaatcgtattatattgtattgtcattgtgttgaatgtctgtactagaagcttccaacaccaaagaaaattccttgtgtgtgcaagcacacttggcaataaagctcttctgattctgattctgattctgatatggTTGATCCATTATACATGCACATTCATGTGTACACCtgcatatttaatgtgtatgttcAACGTCTTATGtgtatatattgtgtatatactgtccatatgtgtataatgtatattgtcCTTTCTGTGCAGTCTGTCTATTTATACTGTGCACTGTTCGTCTGCACTACATACTGTCACTTAAGTctgtaaagtcatacagttgtttgtcatacagttgtctgtccaactgcattctactttgtatggagtatgcacccaagactttcactcaccacacgtggtgatgtgacaataaaagtgagttgagCTGAGTTGAGTTGAGCAGACCTCACCAAAACGCATcattcacccaggataatggatgtgatgaaagtgggacacacaactcattatctctgataatggcaaggaaaggtaagtatgctatgtatttctataatcatttaacacagaggatgcctacccaaCTGTCACGGTGAGCAGAGGGAAAACAAGGAGCGGATCCACGCGCAGTAAACAGTTAATATAAAAGTCCAAACAACACATAAAGGTAAATCCAGGCAGGGGAAACACGTGGAGAACTTACAACTATACACACCAGACAATGAACACAAGGGCTATACATTATATACACAGATGAAGGGACAAacaggtaatgagacacaggtgaaaCAATACATCATAACGagacaaagcatgatgggaacaGGCAGAACACAAAGTAACATGGCGCCCTCAGGTGGCAAACCGAGGTGCCAGCACCAGGGCATGACAccgacgaacccagtgaaacctcagacctcctttcctctattcattgactgcttccccctctcatgcataaggcgtgggaaatgtcctattgggcaattcaactgtgctgaaatagtgggattataacacctagtcctattaagcgaaaaTCAATGCAGTGGTTTTCGACTTTTCAGGTGACCCATTTTGAAATCCAAGCCTAAATGTGCAAGTAAATTTCATGAATAGACTACTCGACATTCATGGACAGTTTGGTCTTTTTTTATAACCACATGGAACCTATAGACAAGGTGTGTTGAATCaggattatgtttttaaattctatgcacatacagtatgtcgtTGTGTGCCTTTGATTTGATCAAACCCAGAAGTGGAAGTGGTTGAGATTCAATGGGTGGACACCAGATGGGGacattttactttttcaaacaTGTTACTTTGTaggaaaattataaaaagaaaaCTGTAGAGAaacaatgcaaataataaaaaacacaacacttaGACTACAATAACCAAGAAAGTTGTGTAACTTCGCCTGTCTCACGAACTATCAAAGAAAGGACATCCAGTGGGTTtgatcatttcaaacatttcaaaGAATTCGTTTAAAGTTATAATTTGCTtaaagttcatccaaaaatgaaaattccatctttatttactcaccctcaaatctgtataaatgtctttgctctaatgaacacagagaaagatatttggaagaatgcttgtaaccaaacagttcttgcccaCCTTTGactaaaaattgctttatacatttctttgttctgttcacaAAAACAGAtctttttaagaatgtaggaaagcatacagttctgggacacttttgactaccattgtcacaAATTCCTGACAACTTTAATGTCTTGGCCATGGAGTTTGTTTTTTGCCTACCTGTGAGCGTGTATGCTGGGCAGCCAAACCTAAATTAAgggtttggataaaagtgtctgctaaatgcatcaatgtaatataaatgtcagggttgccagatctgagTAAACAACAAACCCAATtaccaaaactcaaaatatgCCACTCCCATACTTAAAATAATGTTGGTTGAGGGTAAGACAAATATAGCGCTAGTCTGAAacatatttacaatatataacTATCTGAAATAACCAGTTTGAGTGGCACAGGTTTTTTACGAAGAAAACATTCTGTGTGATTAGTTATGGCCTTATAATCTTTTGTATTCTGACAAATCTCAGAATAATGGAATGAAATGCAGAGATTAAATGTGGGTGGGGTGATGAAAACTTGTAAGATTAGTCTAGAACTGTGTGCAACCGTCTGATAATAACAACATTTGATGAACGgcaaaaatgtttacaaagaAAACAGATCATTTACTGCTTTACAAGAGGTTATCATATATAGCTACGGTCACAGATCTCTGCCAAATGGAATGAAAGAGAGATTCGATGAGCAATTTAAGAGTGAGTCTCTCACTAGGCATTTTAAAGAGTGGTCAGTGACACACATAgacaaacaaagacaaacaataaaaaaaagcaaaattgaATACAAGAACCAACCTTATTCTTCTCTTTAGTAGCACAATAGTTACTGAAATAACCAGTTTGCCTATTGAAACTACACTTCTTTCTACAGTAATGTCCATGATTGCTGAAAAACATGTAGCTAAAGAGAGCTAAATGTGTAGCAAAAAGTTAGACAAATCAagtttttatgtttaacatttttatttagggGTTAAGGAattcaaaaacagtatgcaaaacaGGGTACACAGGATGCAAATATAAAGCTCTTCTGTGAACAATTGCCATTATTAATGCAAATATACAGTACTTAAATAcatgtgtgttttaataaattcatttatttacaaccTGTTTTGGCTTAATTCAAGggtactgtatgtgaacagcCACTGTGAAGGCGAGAGAGTGCTGAATAGGTTTAGTCATGTAAGAGGTGGAGTCTATTTATTAATATGAGAAAACTGAGAGGAATGAGGAAAGAAGGGTGGTGAtcacaattgtttttaatgtaaaaaaatatatattttaataagtaAATAAGCAAAGCATCTTATTTAATTCTTTGGTCCTCTAAAAAAATccttcagttttttattgttttttttggctTTACCTGTTTTTTAGCTTCTCCTCTAAACATTCAATAATAATAGGATCTATGTTTGTGTCCACTTTATTAGCAAACCAGTGACCATAGTTAAGAAGCCATCTGAGCTCATCATcaccataaacacacacagcccGTACATGCTTCCCAGTGCAGGGTGGGTAAAGAATATTTTCAAAAGCCACCCACTTCACCAGACGAGTTTTACTTGTCAGTTCTGTGATGTCGGGGTCAGATCTCATCACCTCTCCTGGTACTCCCGGCACACGAACCAGAGTTGCCCAAAAATGTTCATCGGGTGAGTATGTGTCCTCAGACCAAACCAAGAAATCTCTGACTAGAGGACTCCAGTGAACAAAAAGTGCAAATTCCCGTGAGAGTGTAACGTAGGCACTGCCCACAAACATTTGTAAATCGTAAGGTGGTGGCAGTTTCTGCTCAGAAATGGTTAGAGGAGACTTATAGTATTCAGATATGTTATTTTTCAGAGCATGGTGAAAACTCCAACGCCACTTCTTTCCACCAGGTTGTCTGGTTTCCGCCATGTTCTTGCCTTTAAGCATCTTTAGATCTGACACCAGCTCAGCGTTCGTCCGCAGTGGAAAGTCCTGACCACACAGGTTGATGAAATACTTCCACTTGACCTCAGACTCCATGAGATCAGACAGGCAATTGAGGTCTGCTTTGAGGCGTGAGATGGCTGCATACTGCACCCTCTCCAGCTTTGAGGCGATGAAGACGTTAGGGAGGCAGCGGGTGAGTCCTTGCATCGCTGATTTAAAGTCATCTGAAGACTTCTGGTCATAATGTATgcaataaacattatgtggcatATAAATGGCCCTCAGTAACCTCTCCACTAGATCAGCATTCTTGTGAACAACCAAAGAGTAAGCAAGAGGAAACTCACGCTCAAACTCAGAGCCTTGTATCGCATCAAAACCCTCTGATACAACAAACCGATCACAGTCAGAGGTGGCGTTTGCAATCTTCATGTCAGAAGGCCCCACGtagcttttgtttttatggACAGCTAAAGACTTTCCCAGTTCCACAGGTTCCATGTCATATATTGCAGAACAATTAATTCCATATTTGACTGTTAGTCGCTGTCTCACAAACATTTCTGTTGATCCCGAAATGTCATCTTCATTTATTCTTgcaaatacaaaattataaacatatACAAAGACTatcaacaagaaaacaaaaaaagcaatGGCCTTTGTCGCTGTGCGCTGAAGCCACAATCTTCTCATTCTGTAGGGAAAACGGAGACTGTTACTTCGCTATGTCTCTGTGTCCTTGCACACAGACAAAAAATAACTAATTTGAGGAAGAACAAGGtctgacacatttttttaaaaacgggaATAAACACACGCCCACAAGAGCACAtacaaacatttacagtaacCTTAAACGGACAGTTTACCAAATATCTtatgtgtttagcagaacaaatacatttatacaggtttggaacaacctgggtgagttaatgatggcagaattttcatttttgggtgaactatcccttctaAATCTGAATCTAACCTATAGTGCCAAAACAGTCCTTTAGTTAAATTCACAGTGAGGAGACATACTGGATCAGCAGACCAAATTATAACCCAGAAATCAACTGTTATTGAACCCCAAATATCATATTTTTCCAGTACATTCTTTTTTATGTGTGACTGCATGTTATCATGAGATCACGGGCATTGACTTGGGCATTTTATGTAACCCTGCCTGTAAAAACCCAGCAGAGTGAAAACTTAacagcttttatccaaagcgacttacaagtaggagagcatagaCATCTTTATCTATTCTGTACatttatgtacagtaaatagTGGAGACAGACAACCAACAGGTTTAGTTTAGTTGTacttgttaacattagtaaatgcatttactaacatgaactaacaattaacaatatagtttttcagtatgttagttaatgtcaatacatctattcatgttagttcactcTGTCATAACTGATGTTAACACATAtgagtaaaaatgtattagtaaatgctaaaattaccatcaactaagattaataaatgctgtattgttcATTGTCAGTTCAAccctaatgttaacaaatgcaaccttattgtaaaatgGTACCATACCTTTATAATGTGCCAAGGCGCTTTCCCAAAGGTGCAGCCGAGCATTTAAAGCATACAGGTAAGTGTGGTTTAAATATTCACAAGCACTGAAACTTCCACTTATGGCACAAACATAAAGATAAGAACTATTTGATGGGCGGGAAAGTTAGACAATAACTAGCACGGTggcctttgtaagtcataatcTGTCTCAATGCTTCACTGATTCAAAGAACTGATAAACTGTTTTTTTAGTACTGATTAACTGCACAAACCTGATATGCATGTTTCGCTTCACCATTGCAGTTTTTAATCCGGGAATTGTTAGAAAAAGGTTAGAGACTAcgtatctttctttctttctttctttcgttctttctttctttcttgtctGTATGCCTGCCTTCATGTCtgtctgttttaaaatgtagtccTTTTTTGCTGTTATAGACAAATCGTGGGAATTAATTGAATGGGCAGAAATGGACGCCTCTCTGGACACTGTAAAGAGAAAAGACATTCTTCAATCTGTAGTTCACAAGGGGGATGTTGTTGATGTCAAGTATGAAGATGAAAGCTCTCCTGCTCTTATTCTCAAGCTGAATGGTGAGATTGGTGAAGGAgtgaatgcatgcattttatttttcctggttgaactattcatttgaaataatgAGCCTTTCCTGTACACAAAATAAGGACAAGCTACTgaaatgtctaaacatttttTAGAAGAGAGAAGGCAAAAAGAGGAGTGCAAGCTGCCTGAAAGAGAGCAATAAAAAGGAATATAATATTTAGTCCAGAAAACAGCCCACCATCAAGTCCAGAAGAGAtttcaaaaagtaaaatataactTCCTGATAAATCAAGTTAACGTCGTTTAAGAGacaacatgtgttttttgctgttgggtgactttaaaTTTGTCTCTCAATTTAGgttgaaaaaaacataaaatgacacactgttgcttaaaaaaatagaagaaaaaaaacaaagaaaatgacacaataCCTGTACATGACCTGAGAAAAGAAATCAAAGCCTTGAGAGCAGAGAATCAGCaactaaatatacagtataaatacatagttttagggctgtcaacgttaacgcgttaacgcatgcgatttttttttttcagatttaagcccattgcacattgagtccgacatttgcgtccgaaatttcggcaggttaaaaaataaatacgacctcacgttgtgtcaatcacatttacaaacTGCCTCCGATAATATCGTCCGTCATAacaaaattcggaccgggttcgattttctgcgttttcgcatccgttgcaagcattttgagaggcgttttataacaattcagagacaccgtacaaaccagaggcaaatacgaaaaaacgcatacgaaaatttcggactgtatgtgcaaagaccttaacgcGTTAAAAATATTCAACGCAATTAACGCTGCA
The Triplophysa rosa linkage group LG19, Trosa_1v2, whole genome shotgun sequence genome window above contains:
- the LOC130570411 gene encoding beta-1,3-galactosyl-O-glycosyl-glycoprotein beta-1,6-N-acetylglucosaminyltransferase 4-like; its protein translation is MRRLWLQRTATKAIAFFVFLLIVFVYVYNFVFARINEDDISGSTEMFVRQRLTVKYGINCSAIYDMEPVELGKSLAVHKNKSYVGPSDMKIANATSDCDRFVVSEGFDAIQGSEFEREFPLAYSLVVHKNADLVERLLRAIYMPHNVYCIHYDQKSSDDFKSAMQGLTRCLPNVFIASKLERVQYAAISRLKADLNCLSDLMESEVKWKYFINLCGQDFPLRTNAELVSDLKMLKGKNMAETRQPGGKKWRWSFHHALKNNISEYYKSPLTISEQKLPPPYDLQMFVGSAYVTLSREFALFVHWSPLVRDFLVWSEDTYSPDEHFWATLVRVPGVPGEVMRSDPDITELTSKTRLVKWVAFENILYPPCTGKHVRAVCVYGDDELRWLLNYGHWFANKVDTNIDPIIIECLEEKLKNR